One window from the genome of Pseudomonas frederiksbergensis encodes:
- a CDS encoding deaminase domain-containing protein, translating into MDRKPFQLSDMEIWARGDRFFVRYDAGSHQIAMREDEISEKYIGGPGAYLRDADTEFKILETVAQRLGQNTSATGRINLLSEKAVCPSCTGMVLQFREHYPNIQLNVFTRD; encoded by the coding sequence ATGGATAGGAAACCGTTTCAGCTCAGTGACATGGAAATATGGGCTCGTGGGGATCGATTTTTTGTACGATACGATGCTGGATCACATCAGATCGCTATGCGCGAGGATGAGATATCAGAGAAATACATAGGTGGACCGGGTGCATATTTGAGAGATGCGGATACTGAATTTAAGATCCTGGAAACAGTTGCGCAAAGGCTTGGTCAAAATACTAGCGCAACGGGGCGCATAAACTTGCTTTCTGAAAAAGCAGTTTGTCCTAGCTGTACAGGGATGGTCTTACAATTTAGGGAGCATTATCCAAATATTCAATTGAATGTATTTACACGTGATTGA
- a CDS encoding DUF596 domain-containing protein encodes MNVDFLCSTILSSSFGLSMGSIWQHLSMELCKLETGNEERTAIFLEVLRRLMLGGHLKLGSNGKFLSGDVDEQIDALRSAWPICPEEDDLDGFGFWFLTTAPAGVVWLTAEGQEVWT; translated from the coding sequence ATGAACGTCGATTTTTTATGTTCCACTATCTTGAGTAGTTCATTCGGTTTGTCGATGGGCTCAATCTGGCAGCACTTAAGTATGGAGCTTTGTAAGTTAGAGACGGGTAATGAAGAAAGAACAGCGATTTTTCTCGAGGTGCTGAGGCGCCTAATGCTGGGTGGGCATCTTAAATTGGGTTCGAATGGAAAATTTCTCTCTGGTGATGTTGACGAGCAGATCGATGCGCTCAGGAGCGCGTGGCCTATTTGCCCCGAAGAAGACGACCTTGATGGTTTCGGATTTTGGTTTTTAACTACCGCTCCGGCGGGCGTAGTATGGCTTACCGCTGAGGGCCAAGAGGTATGGACATGA
- a CDS encoding DUF4926 domain-containing protein, with protein MVYSLFDVVVLTEDIPSEGLRAGMQGAIVEVYSLPIEGYEVEFCDAEGHTIAQLALSSDQFQAKR; from the coding sequence ATGGTTTACTCGCTTTTTGATGTTGTTGTATTGACTGAGGATATCCCAAGCGAAGGGCTGCGAGCTGGTATGCAGGGAGCGATAGTTGAGGTTTATAGTCTGCCAATTGAAGGCTATGAAGTGGAATTTTGTGATGCGGAAGGACATACTATTGCGCAATTAGCACTATCCTCCGATCAATTTCAGGCCAAGAGATAA
- a CDS encoding DUF6883 domain-containing protein has protein sequence MDSASPKAREVYELLISENNEFQNLLAGVTTEHATKNATDILISKWGVSPEYARAIIDGTVTLAVGMAAGRAAGGGSKGVAGDAETTTPRTPLSGPTDNWKKYTHAEAVIQTQASGRLANAEKAVIDPTKVTSYALNSEHPIGGNKAKVFESALGYNQTNAGELIAKVQEGARLYPAKLGVADKFGQRITIDMPIAGPNGNTATVRTGWIYDSGSSTPRMTTLYVK, from the coding sequence ATGGACTCTGCATCACCCAAAGCTCGTGAGGTCTATGAGCTTTTAATCTCTGAAAATAACGAGTTTCAGAACCTGTTGGCAGGAGTGACCACAGAGCACGCGACAAAGAACGCGACGGACATTTTGATTTCGAAATGGGGTGTAAGTCCGGAATATGCTAGGGCTATTATTGACGGCACGGTGACGCTTGCGGTTGGGATGGCTGCTGGTCGAGCTGCAGGTGGGGGTTCAAAAGGTGTAGCAGGGGATGCAGAGACTACTACTCCGCGTACTCCATTATCTGGTCCAACGGATAACTGGAAAAAATACACTCACGCAGAGGCTGTAATTCAGACCCAAGCATCGGGTCGGTTAGCTAATGCAGAAAAGGCAGTTATTGACCCGACAAAAGTAACATCTTATGCGTTAAACTCGGAGCATCCAATTGGAGGCAATAAAGCAAAAGTCTTTGAGTCAGCTTTGGGCTACAATCAAACGAATGCTGGAGAATTGATAGCGAAAGTGCAGGAAGGTGCGCGGTTATATCCTGCGAAGTTAGGTGTTGCTGATAAGTTTGGTCAGAGAATAACCATAGATATGCCTATAGCCGGACCGAATGGTAATACGGCAACTGTTCGTACTGGTTGGATATATGATTCAGGTTCGTCTACGCCTAGAATGACGACTCTTTATGTCAAGTAA
- a CDS encoding NCS1 family nucleobase:cation symporter-1 codes for MSEQLPNGYSPRLYNEDLGPLPQKWNWYNIFAFWMSDVHSVGGYVFAASLFALGLASWQVLIALLGGICIVQLIANLVAKPSQQAAVPYPVICRLAFGVFGANIPAVIRGLIAVAWYGIQTYLASSALIIVVLRFFPSMEAYATPSFAGLSYLGWFGFLGLWFVQALVFWTGMESIRRFIDWAGPVVYAVMFLLAGWIVWKAGWSNISFTLAEKSLSGWQAFGQVIVATALVVSYFSGPTLNFGDFSRYCRSMSDVRRGNFWGLPVNFLAFSLVTVVIVSGTLPVFGEMLHDPIATVARIDNDVAVLLGAFAFVTATIGINIVANFVSPAFDFANVAPSKISWRAGGMIAAVASIFITPWNLFNNPEVIHYTLDVLAAFIGPLFGILLVDYYLIKKQQIDVDSLFNDGPTGRYYYSGGINWTAVKALIPATLMGVAITFTPFLQPMANFAWFTGCFLGGVLYFALARRQSVLQLNTSLNAAGQA; via the coding sequence ATGTCCGAGCAATTGCCCAACGGCTACAGCCCTCGTCTCTATAACGAAGACCTGGGCCCGCTGCCGCAAAAATGGAATTGGTACAACATTTTCGCGTTCTGGATGAGTGATGTGCACAGCGTTGGCGGCTACGTGTTTGCCGCCAGCCTGTTCGCGTTGGGCCTGGCGAGTTGGCAGGTGTTGATCGCCTTGCTCGGCGGGATTTGCATCGTGCAGTTGATTGCTAATCTAGTCGCCAAGCCGAGCCAACAGGCGGCGGTGCCTTATCCGGTGATTTGCAGGCTGGCATTTGGCGTGTTCGGGGCGAATATCCCGGCGGTCATCCGGGGGCTTATCGCCGTGGCCTGGTATGGAATACAGACGTACCTGGCGTCCAGCGCACTGATCATCGTGGTCCTGCGGTTTTTTCCTTCGATGGAAGCCTACGCGACGCCAAGTTTTGCAGGTTTGTCCTACCTGGGCTGGTTCGGTTTCCTTGGGTTGTGGTTCGTCCAGGCGTTGGTGTTCTGGACGGGCATGGAGTCGATCCGTCGCTTCATCGACTGGGCCGGGCCGGTGGTGTATGCCGTGATGTTCCTGCTGGCGGGTTGGATCGTGTGGAAGGCCGGTTGGAGCAACATCAGTTTTACCCTGGCGGAAAAATCCTTGTCGGGCTGGCAGGCATTCGGGCAAGTGATCGTGGCGACGGCCCTGGTGGTGTCGTACTTTTCCGGCCCAACCTTGAATTTCGGTGATTTCAGCCGCTACTGTCGGAGCATGTCTGACGTACGTCGTGGCAATTTCTGGGGGTTGCCGGTGAATTTCCTGGCGTTCTCTCTGGTCACCGTGGTGATTGTTTCCGGGACGTTGCCGGTGTTCGGGGAAATGCTCCACGACCCGATCGCCACCGTGGCACGCATCGACAACGACGTAGCCGTCTTGCTCGGCGCTTTCGCCTTCGTCACCGCGACCATTGGCATCAATATCGTTGCCAACTTCGTTTCCCCGGCCTTTGACTTTGCCAACGTCGCGCCGAGCAAGATCAGCTGGCGCGCCGGAGGTATGATCGCGGCGGTGGCATCGATTTTCATCACACCGTGGAACCTGTTCAACAACCCTGAAGTGATCCATTACACCCTGGACGTACTGGCGGCGTTTATCGGTCCGCTGTTCGGCATCCTGCTGGTGGACTATTACCTGATCAAGAAGCAGCAGATCGACGTCGATTCGCTGTTCAACGATGGCCCGACTGGGCGCTATTACTACAGTGGGGGCATTAACTGGACAGCGGTCAAGGCATTGATCCCGGCGACGCTGATGGGCGTGGCGATCACGTTCACGCCGTTTCTCCAACCGATG
- a CDS encoding DUF899 domain-containing protein, translating to MNIEHPPVVSREEWLAARREHLAHEKAFTRERDKLSAERRALPWVKIEKPYRFQGPHGELSLADLFGGRSQLIIYHFMFGPGWTEGCQGCSFLSDHIDGANQHLAHHDVAVVAVSRAPYAEFQPFKRRMGWAFDWVSSQGCDFNYDFGVSFKTEDVAAGTATYNYEKTDTAEGELPGLSVFYRNEAGDTFHTYSTYARGLDILVGTYNYLDLTPKGRNEDEIMDWVRHHDKYEEAWPRGCCHS from the coding sequence ATGAACATCGAGCACCCTCCAGTCGTCTCGCGGGAAGAATGGCTCGCCGCCCGCCGTGAGCATTTGGCCCATGAAAAAGCCTTCACCCGCGAACGAGACAAGCTCAGCGCCGAACGCCGCGCCCTGCCCTGGGTAAAGATAGAAAAACCCTACCGCTTCCAAGGCCCCCACGGCGAACTCAGCCTCGCCGACCTGTTCGGCGGCCGCAGCCAACTGATCATCTACCACTTCATGTTCGGCCCCGGCTGGACCGAAGGCTGCCAAGGCTGCTCGTTCCTGTCCGACCACATCGACGGCGCCAACCAACACCTGGCCCACCACGACGTCGCCGTCGTCGCCGTCTCCCGCGCGCCCTATGCCGAATTCCAACCCTTCAAACGCCGCATGGGCTGGGCCTTCGACTGGGTCTCGTCGCAAGGCTGCGACTTCAATTACGACTTCGGCGTCAGCTTCAAAACCGAAGACGTCGCTGCCGGAACAGCCACCTACAACTACGAAAAAACCGACACCGCCGAAGGCGAACTCCCAGGCCTGAGCGTCTTCTATCGCAACGAAGCCGGTGACACCTTCCACACCTACTCCACCTACGCCCGCGGCCTCGACATCCTCGTCGGCACCTACAACTACCTCGACCTCACGCCCAAGGGCCGCAATGAAGACGAGATCATGGATTGGGTGCGGCATCATGATAAGTATGAAGAGGCCTGGCCGCGTGGATGCTGCCACAGTTGA
- a CDS encoding DUF6279 family lipoprotein, whose product MSRWLTRTAMFIALLLTITACSRVGLAYRNLDLIIPWTLNDYLEINGQQKDWFDDRLKEHLSWHCTTQLPGYLDWLDRLKTMVQTNAVTDEALQQRTLEAKAAIAETARAITPSAIELLQRLSDEQVDDMDAAFVKDQRKRQRDYLKPTLQQQIKERAERMEKRLNDWIGPLSDAQRQRVMTWSSALGDQNQQWIANRAHWQNQFSEAVAQRHNPDFPKRIEQLLVNRESLWTPAYREAFSKTEAQARSLLVDLMADSTPAQRERLLQKIDGVKKDFSDLKCLKATRR is encoded by the coding sequence ATGTCGCGCTGGTTAACACGCACCGCCATGTTCATCGCCCTGCTGCTGACAATCACCGCTTGCAGCCGTGTCGGCCTGGCCTACCGCAACCTCGACCTGATCATCCCCTGGACCCTCAACGACTACCTGGAGATCAACGGCCAGCAGAAAGACTGGTTCGACGATCGCCTCAAGGAACACCTGAGTTGGCATTGCACCACACAACTGCCCGGCTATCTGGACTGGCTCGATCGCCTCAAGACCATGGTGCAAACCAACGCGGTGACCGACGAAGCCCTGCAGCAACGCACCCTCGAAGCCAAGGCCGCCATCGCCGAAACCGCCCGGGCAATCACACCCTCGGCCATAGAATTGTTGCAGCGCTTGAGCGACGAACAGGTCGACGACATGGACGCCGCGTTCGTCAAGGACCAGCGCAAGCGCCAGCGCGACTACCTCAAGCCGACCTTGCAACAGCAGATCAAGGAACGTGCCGAGCGCATGGAAAAACGTCTCAATGACTGGATCGGCCCACTCAGCGATGCCCAGCGTCAAAGAGTAATGACGTGGTCCTCCGCCCTTGGCGATCAAAACCAACAATGGATCGCCAACCGCGCCCACTGGCAAAACCAGTTCAGCGAAGCCGTCGCCCAACGCCACAACCCGGACTTCCCGAAACGCATCGAGCAACTGCTGGTCAACCGCGAAAGCCTGTGGACCCCCGCCTACCGCGAAGCCTTCAGCAAAACCGAAGCCCAGGCTCGCAGCCTGCTGGTGGACCTGATGGCCGACAGCACCCCGGCACAGCGTGAACGGCTGTTGCAGAAAATCGATGGGGTGAAGAAGGATTTCAGTGATCTGAAATGCCTGAAAGCGACCCGACGGTAA
- a CDS encoding S1 RNA-binding domain-containing protein: MALVGRYNSLQVVKHTNFGLYLDGGADGEILLPNRYIPKDIPSEDEDWLNVFIYLDSDDKLIATTEKPKVQVGEFASLKVVEVNSIGVFLDWGLPKDLLLPYSEEKRQLTAGEYCVVHVYLDKHTRRITATARLDRYLDKTPANYTPGQEVDLLVAEATDMGFKAIINNKHWGLIHKNEIFKFMRAGKQEKGFIKEIRPDGKISLSLQPVGQEAATSLNAKILAKLRENNGTLPVSDKSDPALISSLFGVSKGNFKKAIGALYKNGQIVIHADRIELT; encoded by the coding sequence ATGGCTTTAGTCGGGCGCTACAACAGTTTGCAAGTGGTTAAACACACCAACTTCGGTTTATATCTGGACGGCGGTGCGGACGGTGAAATCCTGCTGCCCAACCGTTATATCCCCAAGGATATTCCCAGTGAAGACGAAGATTGGCTGAATGTTTTTATTTATCTGGACAGCGACGACAAACTGATCGCTACCACGGAAAAACCGAAGGTCCAAGTTGGCGAATTCGCCAGCCTGAAAGTGGTTGAAGTCAACAGCATCGGCGTGTTCCTGGATTGGGGCTTGCCCAAGGATTTGCTACTGCCGTACTCCGAAGAAAAACGCCAATTGACTGCGGGTGAATACTGCGTGGTGCACGTCTATCTCGACAAGCACACCCGCCGTATCACTGCCACGGCGCGGTTGGACCGTTATCTGGACAAGACACCGGCCAACTATACGCCTGGGCAGGAAGTCGACTTGCTGGTCGCCGAAGCCACCGACATGGGCTTCAAGGCGATCATCAACAACAAGCACTGGGGCTTGATCCACAAGAACGAAATCTTCAAGTTCATGCGCGCCGGCAAGCAGGAAAAGGGTTTCATCAAGGAAATCCGCCCGGACGGCAAGATCAGTTTGAGTTTGCAGCCGGTGGGCCAGGAAGCGGCCACCAGCCTCAACGCGAAGATCCTTGCCAAGTTGCGCGAGAACAACGGCACGCTACCGGTCAGTGACAAGAGCGACCCGGCATTGATCAGCAGTCTGTTTGGCGTGAGCAAGGGCAACTTCAAGAAGGCCATTGGTGCGCTTTACAAGAATGGGCAGATTGTCATTCATGCTGATCGTATTGAGCTGACCTGA
- a CDS encoding transcriptional regulator has protein sequence MTTYNWDLIERLLHEVQNGAGHSFTPRPYAEQYAAEKAAQGEEIENLDHLKAVAGEYEKLLLERGYIEPRPEEEGGNGENFVLTPRGSRLLSLIDSSIPGNDHPRQVLDEQEDALDEFTFDDLASKAQIA, from the coding sequence ATGACGACTTATAACTGGGACTTGATCGAACGGTTGCTGCACGAAGTGCAGAACGGTGCCGGCCACAGTTTTACCCCTCGGCCTTACGCGGAGCAGTACGCGGCGGAGAAGGCGGCTCAGGGCGAGGAAATCGAGAACCTCGATCATCTGAAAGCGGTCGCCGGAGAGTATGAAAAGTTACTGCTGGAGCGTGGGTATATCGAGCCTCGGCCAGAGGAAGAGGGCGGCAATGGCGAGAATTTTGTGCTGACACCACGCGGCTCGCGGTTGTTGAGCCTGATCGACAGCAGCATTCCGGGCAATGATCATCCACGCCAAGTGCTCGATGAGCAGGAAGATGCGCTGGATGAATTTACGTTTGATGATTTGGCTTCGAAGGCGCAGATCGCCTGA
- a CDS encoding TorF family putative porin — translation MRIPVVLLALSLLACPASYGQVFQRELGDFDLKLGTTPSRSMAQGLVTPSSTGSFHGGLDLSHDSGWYIGQWSPSAGFSADLEVDSYMGFKQPFDQTLGYEVGLIHYSYPTVDTVDSQEFYGGLTILGSRFGAALSNDPDKQNSTLFADLGGNVPFGIGISAKYTTHQLNNPVSVENGYVGSFSDWSLKISRPWRGIDLDLIYSDSSLSGSSCSAYSGHNSECDSLLTLKMAHPFY, via the coding sequence ATGCGCATTCCCGTTGTCCTGCTGGCGCTCAGTCTGCTCGCTTGCCCCGCTTCTTATGGGCAGGTGTTTCAGCGCGAGCTCGGTGACTTCGACCTTAAACTCGGCACCACCCCCAGCCGCAGCATGGCCCAGGGCCTTGTCACGCCGTCGAGCACCGGCTCGTTCCACGGTGGCCTGGACCTGAGCCATGACAGCGGCTGGTACATCGGACAATGGTCACCCAGCGCCGGCTTCTCCGCCGACCTGGAAGTCGATTCCTACATGGGTTTCAAACAACCCTTCGATCAGACCTTGGGTTACGAAGTCGGCCTGATCCACTACAGCTACCCCACCGTCGATACCGTCGACAGCCAGGAATTCTATGGCGGCTTGACCATTCTCGGCAGCCGCTTCGGTGCGGCGTTGAGCAACGACCCGGACAAACAGAACAGCACCCTGTTCGCTGACCTCGGTGGCAACGTGCCCTTCGGCATCGGCATCAGCGCCAAATACACCACCCACCAACTCAATAACCCGGTCTCGGTGGAGAATGGCTACGTAGGCAGTTTCAGTGACTGGTCGTTGAAAATCTCCCGTCCTTGGAGAGGCATCGACCTGGACCTGATCTACAGCGACTCCAGCCTCAGCGGCAGCAGCTGCTCGGCCTATTCCGGGCACAACAGCGAATGCGACAGCCTGCTGACCCTGAAGATGGCCCATCCTTTTTACTAA